A window of Micrococcus endophyticus contains these coding sequences:
- a CDS encoding DUF1844 domain-containing protein: MTDERQAHDANDQDSPAEVRDIHEVPAVEVITTTAVHLMTAAAVKCGLADSPDARELVDLDEARKLITALAGLVTAAAPEIGSQHAGPLRDGLRSLQLAFREASPFPDAPGKGPGEKFTGPVN, from the coding sequence ATGACAGACGAACGTCAGGCCCACGACGCCAACGACCAGGACTCCCCCGCGGAGGTCCGCGACATCCACGAGGTCCCCGCGGTGGAGGTCATCACCACCACCGCCGTGCACCTCATGACGGCCGCCGCCGTGAAGTGCGGCCTGGCCGACTCCCCCGACGCCCGCGAGCTGGTGGACCTCGACGAGGCGCGCAAGCTGATCACGGCCCTCGCCGGCCTGGTGACCGCGGCCGCCCCCGAGATCGGCAGCCAGCACGCCGGTCCGCTGCGCGACGGGCTCCGCTCCCTGCAGCTGGCCTTCCGCGAGGCCTCCCCCTTCCCGGACGCCCCGGGCAAGGGCCCCGGCGAGAAGTTCACCGGCCCGGTCAACTGA
- the infC gene encoding translation initiation factor IF-3, with protein MNPSPQHRSSTISDPRINERIRVPEVRLVGPNGEQVGIVRVEDALRLAAEADLDLVEVAPTAKPPVCKLMDFGKYKYEAAVKARESRKNQVNTVLKEVRFRLKIDKHDYETKTGHAKKFLSQGDKVKAIIQFRGREQQRPELGIKLLQQFAEDVAELGTVESQPRQDGRNMVMVIGPLRTKADARADQRKNSEDSHRERQGGGSRRDQAAREAKARAAEKAAANAAPVKNSVGDAFPEQLKAMAARTQESAPAAPAASVEPKQAPKAPARPAAKAAPKQAPKAPAKPAAAAKPAAKPAAAPKPAAASKPASSGKPAAPASAPKPAAKPMPAPPKPVAPRGGAPKPGPRA; from the coding sequence GTGAACCCGTCGCCTCAACACAGGAGTAGCACCATCAGCGATCCCCGCATCAACGAGCGTATTCGCGTTCCGGAAGTCCGCCTGGTCGGTCCGAACGGCGAGCAGGTCGGCATCGTCCGCGTCGAGGACGCCCTCCGTCTCGCCGCCGAGGCGGACCTGGATCTCGTGGAGGTGGCCCCCACGGCCAAGCCTCCGGTGTGCAAGCTGATGGACTTCGGCAAGTACAAGTACGAGGCCGCGGTCAAGGCTCGCGAGTCGCGCAAGAACCAGGTGAACACGGTCCTCAAGGAGGTCCGCTTCCGCCTGAAGATCGACAAGCACGACTACGAGACCAAGACCGGCCACGCCAAGAAGTTCCTGAGCCAGGGCGACAAGGTCAAGGCCATCATCCAGTTCCGCGGCCGTGAGCAGCAGCGCCCCGAGCTCGGCATCAAGCTGCTCCAGCAGTTCGCCGAGGACGTGGCGGAGCTGGGCACCGTGGAGTCGCAGCCCCGTCAGGACGGCCGCAACATGGTGATGGTCATCGGCCCGCTGCGCACCAAGGCGGACGCCCGTGCGGACCAGCGCAAGAACTCGGAGGACAGCCACCGTGAGCGTCAGGGCGGCGGCTCGCGCCGCGACCAGGCCGCCCGCGAGGCCAAGGCGCGCGCCGCCGAGAAGGCCGCGGCCAACGCCGCCCCGGTGAAGAACTCGGTCGGGGACGCGTTCCCGGAGCAGCTCAAGGCCATGGCGGCCCGCACGCAGGAGTCCGCTCCCGCCGCGCCGGCCGCCTCCGTCGAGCCGAAGCAGGCGCCGAAGGCCCCCGCGAGGCCGGCGGCCAAGGCCGCGCCGAAGCAGGCACCCAAGGCCCCGGCCAAGCCGGCGGCTGCGGCGAAGCCCGCCGCGAAGCCGGCGGCGGCTCCCAAGCCCGCTGCGGCGTCGAAGCCGGCGTCCTCAGGCAAGCCGGCCGCTCCGGCGTCGGCCCCCAAGCCGGCGGCGAAGCCCATGCCGGCTCCGCCGAAGCCCGTAGCCCCGCGCGGCGGCGCCCCCAAGCCCGGCCCCCGGGCCTGA
- the rpmI gene encoding 50S ribosomal protein L35, whose product MPKMKTHSGAKKRFRVTGSGKIMRQQANRRHYLEHKSSRLTRRLKGDKLVSKGSLKQIKRMLGI is encoded by the coding sequence ATGCCGAAGATGAAGACCCACAGCGGTGCCAAGAAGCGCTTCCGCGTGACCGGCTCCGGCAAGATCATGCGCCAGCAGGCCAACCGCCGCCACTACCTGGAGCACAAGTCCTCGCGGCTGACCCGCCGCCTGAAGGGCGACAAGCTCGTCTCCAAGGGCAGCCTGAAGCAGATCAAGCGGATGCTCGGCATCTGA
- the rplT gene encoding 50S ribosomal protein L20: MARVKRAVNAHKKRRTMLELASGYRGQRSRLYRKAKEQMLHSFTYNYQHRHKRKGDFRRLWITRINAAARANGMTYNRFMQGLKLAGVEVDRRMLAEIAVSDAATFAVLVKTAREALPADVNAPAASR, translated from the coding sequence GTGGCACGTGTGAAGCGGGCAGTGAACGCCCACAAGAAGCGTCGGACCATGCTGGAGCTCGCCTCCGGCTACCGCGGTCAGCGGTCTCGCCTGTACCGCAAGGCGAAGGAGCAGATGCTCCACTCGTTCACCTACAACTACCAGCACCGCCACAAGCGCAAGGGTGACTTCCGTCGCCTGTGGATCACCCGCATCAACGCGGCCGCCCGCGCCAACGGCATGACCTACAACCGCTTCATGCAGGGCCTGAAGCTGGCCGGCGTCGAGGTGGACCGCCGCATGCTCGCCGAGATCGCCGTCTCGGACGCCGCGACCTTCGCCGTGCTGGTGAAGACCGCCCGCGAGGCCCTGCCCGCGGACGTCAACGCCCCCGCCGCCTCCCGCTGA
- a CDS encoding TrmH family RNA methyltransferase — translation MTPPAEPLTHPRAERVRAVAALAGRPARRRTGTFLVEGPQACREALRAHLGEGPAGAARQWPAGRVLTQVYVSAGLAERDPDLAALVERVADGGPGGGEQVFVREASDEVLTAMADAVTGQGIVAVARIPEQPPLAQVFEGAALAAVLCRVQDPGNAGTVLRAADAAGADAVVLTAWSVDPFNPKVVRSTAGSLFHLPVLTGAEAAAVADASRGAGLQVWAADGYGDDRLDALAPETTAAPTAWLFGNEAQGLDEAELALADRRVAVPLYGAAESLNVGTAATVCLYASAMAAAVRRDG, via the coding sequence ATGACCCCGCCCGCCGAGCCGCTGACCCACCCCCGCGCCGAGCGCGTCCGCGCCGTCGCCGCCCTGGCCGGCCGGCCCGCGCGACGCCGGACCGGCACGTTCCTGGTGGAGGGCCCGCAGGCGTGCCGCGAGGCGCTGCGCGCGCACCTGGGGGAGGGGCCGGCGGGCGCGGCGCGGCAGTGGCCGGCCGGTCGCGTCCTCACCCAGGTCTACGTCTCCGCCGGGCTCGCCGAGCGGGACCCGGACCTGGCCGCCCTCGTGGAGCGGGTGGCCGACGGCGGGCCCGGCGGCGGCGAGCAAGTGTTCGTGCGGGAGGCCTCGGACGAGGTGCTCACCGCCATGGCGGACGCCGTGACGGGGCAGGGGATCGTGGCCGTGGCCCGCATCCCGGAGCAGCCGCCGCTGGCGCAGGTCTTCGAGGGTGCGGCGCTGGCGGCGGTGCTGTGCCGGGTGCAGGACCCGGGCAACGCCGGAACGGTGCTGCGCGCCGCGGACGCCGCCGGCGCGGACGCGGTGGTGCTCACCGCCTGGTCCGTGGACCCGTTCAATCCCAAGGTGGTGCGCTCCACCGCGGGCTCGCTGTTCCACCTGCCCGTGCTCACCGGCGCGGAGGCGGCCGCCGTCGCGGATGCGTCCCGCGGGGCCGGCCTGCAGGTGTGGGCGGCCGACGGCTACGGCGACGACCGCCTCGACGCGCTCGCCCCGGAGACGACGGCGGCGCCCACGGCCTGGCTGTTCGGCAACGAGGCGCAGGGACTGGATGAGGCGGAGCTCGCCCTGGCGGACCGCCGGGTGGCCGTGCCGCTCTACGGCGCCGCGGAGTCTCTGAACGTGGGGACGGCGGCCACCGTCTGCCTCTACGCCTCGGCCATGGCGGCCGCGGTCCGTCGGGACGGCTGA
- a CDS encoding GlsB/YeaQ/YmgE family stress response membrane protein: MGFIAWIVLGLIAGAIARAILPGRQGTGWLGALITGVLGALLGGWIGRLMGFSTNDGFFDLATWIFAIIGGVIVAFIWQAITGRRGTRV, translated from the coding sequence ATGGGCTTCATCGCTTGGATCGTCCTCGGTCTCATCGCCGGCGCCATCGCTCGCGCCATCCTCCCGGGCCGTCAGGGCACCGGCTGGCTCGGCGCTCTCATCACCGGTGTGCTGGGCGCCCTCCTGGGCGGCTGGATCGGCCGCCTGATGGGCTTCTCCACCAACGACGGCTTCTTCGACCTCGCCACCTGGATCTTCGCGATCATCGGCGGTGTCATCGTGGCCTTCATCTGGCAGGCCATCACCGGCCGTCGCGGCACCCGCGTCTGA
- a CDS encoding MFS transporter — MPSPASGDPAASPSMPARPDPAGAAGSPAAGAVGPQALLGGRRVRLLPAILALALGSFAIGTTEFAIMGLLPQAVADLGIGLEAGGVLISMYALGVVVGAPLLAAAFARVDRRTTGIVLMLLFTVGHAGAFLAPDTATMMAARFVSGLPHGAYFSAAALAAADLAGPARRGQAVAWVMAGLSVANVVGVPAATAIGQAAGWRWMFVIVAACALACVAATAWLVPPVPAPAGASVRRELRGLASGRLWATVAVGVIGFAGMFALYTYIAPLLTEVAGLDERWVPAVLALYGIGMVVGTLVSGALTDRDPVGTLRLSFGLSAVSLLAVGLTAQWAPVMVLLLFCVAVSGSGIAPSLQVLLVDSAPGAPQLAGSLNHSALNMANAMGAWVGAAAIGAGASLRTPPLVGAAIALAGLVLAFMLVRRASPTSAATAADAR; from the coding sequence ATGCCCAGCCCCGCCTCCGGCGACCCCGCCGCGTCCCCGTCCATGCCCGCCCGCCCCGACCCGGCCGGCGCCGCGGGCTCCCCGGCCGCCGGCGCCGTGGGACCCCAGGCCCTGCTGGGCGGGCGACGGGTCCGGCTGCTGCCGGCGATCCTCGCGCTCGCCCTCGGCAGCTTCGCGATCGGCACCACCGAGTTCGCCATCATGGGCCTGCTGCCGCAGGCGGTGGCGGACCTCGGCATCGGCCTCGAGGCCGGCGGCGTGCTCATCTCCATGTACGCCCTCGGAGTGGTGGTCGGCGCCCCGCTGCTGGCCGCCGCGTTCGCCCGGGTGGACCGGCGGACCACCGGCATCGTGCTGATGCTGCTGTTCACCGTCGGCCACGCGGGCGCGTTCCTCGCCCCGGACACGGCCACCATGATGGCCGCGCGGTTCGTCTCCGGGCTGCCCCACGGCGCCTACTTCTCCGCCGCCGCCCTCGCCGCCGCCGACCTGGCGGGGCCCGCGCGGCGAGGTCAGGCCGTCGCGTGGGTGATGGCGGGCCTGTCCGTGGCCAACGTGGTGGGCGTGCCGGCCGCGACGGCGATCGGCCAGGCCGCCGGCTGGCGCTGGATGTTCGTGATCGTCGCCGCCTGCGCGCTCGCCTGCGTGGCCGCCACCGCGTGGCTCGTGCCGCCGGTCCCCGCCCCCGCGGGCGCGTCCGTGCGCCGCGAGCTGCGGGGCCTGGCCTCCGGCCGGCTCTGGGCCACGGTGGCCGTGGGCGTGATCGGCTTCGCCGGGATGTTCGCCCTCTACACCTACATCGCCCCGCTGCTCACCGAGGTGGCCGGCCTGGACGAGCGATGGGTCCCCGCCGTCCTCGCCCTGTACGGGATCGGCATGGTCGTGGGCACGCTCGTGAGCGGCGCCCTGACGGACCGCGACCCCGTGGGCACCCTGCGCCTGAGCTTCGGGCTCAGCGCCGTCTCCCTCCTGGCCGTGGGCCTGACCGCCCAGTGGGCGCCGGTGATGGTCCTCCTGCTGTTCTGCGTGGCCGTGAGCGGATCCGGGATCGCCCCCTCCCTGCAGGTGCTGCTCGTGGACTCGGCCCCCGGCGCGCCGCAGCTGGCCGGCTCCCTGAACCACTCCGCCCTCAACATGGCGAACGCGATGGGCGCCTGGGTCGGGGCCGCGGCGATCGGGGCGGGCGCCTCCCTGCGCACGCCCCCGCTCGTGGGGGCGGCCATCGCCCTCGCGGGCCTGGTCCTCGCGTTCATGCTGGTGCGACGCGCCTCCCCGACCTCGGCGGCGACGGCGGCCGACGCCCGCTGA
- a CDS encoding NUDIX domain-containing protein has translation MTSATSPSAGTASRPTTPRGPGARSRLVVGLALLDDAAAPSRLLAARRSAPAVLRGLWEFPGGKVETGEGPREALAREVREELGVAVRLGAEVPSPDPEGWELANGARMRVLWGVLAEEGAEPAALEDHDLLAWVPLSGAGAHHLDWIPADRPIVSAVVAGAATAFAAAP, from the coding sequence ATGACTTCTGCCACATCCCCGTCCGCCGGGACTGCCTCCCGCCCGACGACACCCCGGGGCCCCGGAGCGCGGTCGCGGCTCGTGGTGGGGCTGGCGCTGCTCGACGACGCGGCGGCGCCGAGCCGCTTGCTGGCCGCCCGGCGCAGCGCCCCCGCCGTGCTGCGAGGCCTGTGGGAGTTCCCGGGCGGGAAGGTGGAGACGGGGGAGGGCCCGCGGGAGGCGCTGGCCCGGGAGGTCCGCGAGGAGCTGGGTGTGGCCGTGCGGCTCGGCGCCGAGGTGCCGTCCCCGGACCCGGAGGGGTGGGAGCTGGCCAACGGGGCCCGGATGCGCGTGCTCTGGGGCGTCCTCGCCGAGGAGGGGGCCGAGCCGGCCGCCCTCGAGGACCACGATCTGCTCGCCTGGGTGCCCCTGTCCGGGGCCGGCGCGCACCACCTGGACTGGATCCCCGCGGACCGCCCGATCGTGTCCGCCGTGGTGGCGGGGGCGGCCACGGCCTTCGCCGCCGCGCCCTGA
- a CDS encoding Rv2578c family radical SAM protein, with protein MRWEAQTLRSESGAQREAAGTPAGSAALLPLSDLQRSVTTPEFAGVTFHEVLAKTALNAVPAASAMPFRWTVNPYRGCTHACRYCYARSTHSFLDLDAGEDFDRQIVVKVNVAQVLRAELARPTWGREAVALGTNTDPYQRAEGRYSLMPGIIEALADSGTPFSVLTKGTLLARDVPLLQAASRSVPVQVSLSLAMLDPTVAAAVEPGTPSPAARLRLIERLAAAGADVTVMAMPLLPWLTDGDRDLDALMRALAAAGAARVMPGALHLRPGAKEWYLRWIRQEHPDLLAGYEQMYARSAYAPESYRRTLARAAGEAAARHGLTRGGAHGIRREDGPVARPVPRSTPVAVPAPAAPAQPALF; from the coding sequence ATGCGATGGGAAGCGCAGACCCTGCGGTCCGAGAGCGGAGCCCAGCGGGAGGCGGCCGGCACACCGGCCGGCTCCGCCGCCCTGCTGCCGCTCTCGGACCTGCAGCGGAGCGTCACCACGCCCGAGTTCGCCGGCGTGACGTTCCACGAGGTGCTGGCCAAGACCGCGCTCAACGCCGTCCCCGCCGCCTCGGCCATGCCGTTCCGCTGGACCGTCAACCCGTACCGCGGCTGCACGCACGCGTGCCGCTACTGCTACGCGCGCAGCACCCACTCCTTCCTCGACCTGGACGCGGGCGAGGACTTCGACCGGCAGATCGTGGTGAAGGTCAACGTGGCCCAGGTGCTCCGCGCCGAGCTGGCCCGGCCCACGTGGGGCCGGGAGGCCGTGGCCCTGGGGACCAACACGGACCCGTACCAGCGGGCCGAGGGCCGGTACTCCCTCATGCCGGGGATCATCGAGGCGCTCGCGGACTCCGGCACCCCGTTCTCCGTGCTCACCAAGGGCACGCTGCTGGCGCGGGACGTGCCGCTGCTGCAGGCCGCCTCGCGCAGCGTCCCCGTGCAGGTGTCCCTGTCCCTGGCGATGCTCGACCCCACGGTCGCCGCCGCCGTGGAGCCCGGCACCCCGTCCCCGGCCGCTCGCCTGCGCCTGATCGAGCGCCTGGCCGCCGCGGGGGCGGACGTCACCGTGATGGCCATGCCCCTGCTGCCCTGGCTCACGGACGGGGACCGGGACCTCGACGCGCTCATGCGCGCCCTCGCCGCGGCGGGGGCGGCCCGCGTGATGCCCGGCGCCCTCCACCTGCGCCCCGGCGCGAAGGAGTGGTACCTGCGCTGGATCCGGCAGGAGCACCCGGACCTGCTGGCCGGCTACGAGCAGATGTACGCCCGCTCCGCCTACGCGCCCGAGTCCTACCGGCGCACGCTGGCCCGCGCGGCCGGCGAGGCCGCCGCCCGACACGGGCTGACCCGCGGGGGCGCCCACGGCATCCGCCGCGAGGACGGGCCCGTCGCCCGGCCCGTCCCGCGCTCCACGCCCGTGGCCGTCCCGGCCCCGGCGGCCCCCGCCCAGCCGGCGCTGTTCTGA
- a CDS encoding pyroglutamyl-peptidase I, whose amino-acid sequence MVAMTTPAFASAVRVLLTGFEPFGGDGHNPSIVAARDAVALLAERGVAAEAVELPCAFAAAGPALAAALERTRPEAAVAVGLAGGTGAVRVERIAVNLQDARIPDNAGDQPVDRPVRAEGPAAHFATLPVKRAVEAVRAAGVPAEPSLSAGAFVCNHVMYALLDAPGTARAAGFVHVPWDLAHRPQPDTPALPAEDLARAVAEVALVALEGGADLDVPGGTLH is encoded by the coding sequence GTGGTCGCCATGACGACCCCCGCCTTCGCGTCCGCCGTCCGCGTGCTGCTCACCGGCTTCGAGCCGTTCGGCGGGGACGGGCACAACCCCTCGATCGTCGCCGCCCGCGACGCCGTGGCGCTCCTGGCGGAGCGGGGGGTGGCCGCCGAGGCCGTGGAGCTGCCGTGCGCGTTCGCCGCCGCCGGCCCCGCACTGGCCGCCGCCCTCGAGCGGACCCGGCCCGAGGCGGCGGTCGCCGTCGGACTGGCCGGCGGGACGGGTGCCGTCCGGGTGGAGCGGATCGCCGTGAACCTGCAGGACGCCCGCATCCCGGACAACGCGGGGGACCAGCCCGTGGACCGCCCGGTGCGCGCCGAGGGCCCCGCCGCCCACTTCGCCACCCTGCCGGTGAAGCGCGCCGTCGAGGCGGTTCGGGCGGCCGGCGTCCCGGCCGAGCCGTCGCTCTCGGCCGGCGCGTTCGTGTGCAACCACGTGATGTACGCGCTGCTGGACGCCCCGGGGACGGCCCGCGCCGCCGGCTTCGTGCACGTGCCGTGGGACCTGGCGCATCGCCCGCAGCCGGACACCCCGGCCCTGCCGGCCGAGGACCTCGCCCGCGCGGTCGCGGAGGTCGCGCTCGTGGCCCTCGAGGGCGGCGCCGACCTCGACGTGCCCGGCGGCACCCTCCACTGA
- the pheS gene encoding phenylalanine--tRNA ligase subunit alpha codes for MTPSPETGAEPTAPAAEISPVDAEAVDAAVQDALAAFDAAADLDELKAARLAHTGDRAPLTLANKGIGALPKERKAEAGKLMGGARGRLNKALAARTEVLEAEQAERILREETVDVTAAVRRRRVGARHPLSLTMDRVSEIFVGMGWEIAEGPELESEWFNFDSLNFAPDHPAREMQDTFFVEPSEAHLLLRTHTSPVQMRSLLERGAPTYVLCPGRTFRTDELDATHTPVFHQFEGLAVDRGLTMAHLRGTLEYFARQMFGEEAAIRLRPNFFPFTEPSAELDIWHPGAKGGPRWIEWGGCGMVHPNVLRAAGLDPEEFSGFAFGMGVERTLMFRNEVPDMRDMIEGDVRFSQHFGMEV; via the coding sequence ATGACACCCAGCCCCGAGACCGGCGCGGAGCCCACGGCGCCCGCGGCGGAGATCTCCCCCGTGGACGCGGAGGCGGTGGACGCCGCCGTGCAGGACGCGCTCGCCGCGTTCGACGCCGCGGCCGACCTGGACGAGCTCAAGGCCGCCCGCCTGGCCCACACCGGCGACCGCGCCCCCCTGACCCTCGCGAACAAGGGGATCGGCGCCCTGCCCAAGGAGCGCAAGGCCGAGGCCGGCAAGCTCATGGGCGGCGCCCGCGGCCGCCTGAACAAGGCCCTGGCCGCCCGCACGGAGGTGCTCGAGGCCGAGCAGGCCGAGCGCATCCTGCGCGAGGAGACCGTGGACGTCACCGCGGCCGTCCGCCGCCGCCGCGTGGGCGCTCGCCACCCGCTGTCCCTGACGATGGACCGCGTGTCCGAGATCTTCGTGGGGATGGGCTGGGAGATCGCGGAGGGCCCCGAGCTCGAGTCCGAGTGGTTCAACTTCGACTCCCTGAACTTCGCCCCGGACCACCCGGCCCGCGAGATGCAGGACACCTTCTTCGTGGAGCCCTCCGAGGCCCACCTGCTGCTGCGCACCCACACCTCCCCGGTGCAGATGCGCTCCCTGCTCGAGCGCGGTGCGCCCACCTACGTGCTCTGCCCGGGCCGCACCTTCCGCACGGACGAGCTGGACGCCACCCACACCCCGGTGTTCCATCAGTTCGAGGGCCTGGCCGTGGACCGCGGGCTGACCATGGCCCACCTGCGCGGCACCCTCGAGTACTTCGCCCGGCAGATGTTCGGCGAGGAGGCGGCCATCCGCCTGCGCCCGAACTTCTTCCCCTTCACGGAGCCCAGCGCCGAGCTGGACATCTGGCACCCGGGCGCCAAGGGCGGGCCCCGCTGGATCGAGTGGGGCGGCTGCGGCATGGTCCACCCGAACGTGCTCCGCGCCGCCGGCCTGGACCCGGAGGAGTTCTCCGGCTTCGCGTTCGGCATGGGCGTGGAGCGCACGCTCATGTTCCGCAACGAGGTCCCGGACATGCGGGACATGATCGAGGGCGACGTCCGCTTCTCCCAGCACTTCGGAATGGAGGTCTGA
- the pheT gene encoding phenylalanine--tRNA ligase subunit beta: protein MRIPLDWLREFVPVPAEHRAEDVMADLVRVGLEEEDVHRPSDELRGPIVVGQVLSKEPEPQKNGKTINWCTVRVVPEGAEQTLTGEGIDPSGVQGVVCGAHNFEVGDKVVVTLPGAVLPGDFRISPRKTYGHVSAGMIASVRELGIGDDHDGILVLSTLGLDPEPGTDALEVLDLQGEAAEINVTPDRGYAFSMRGVAREYAHATGVPFTDPAAALTPPAADDAGHPVRIADDAPIYGAPGATRFVARTVSGVDASRPTPPWMAARLRLAGIRSISLPVDISNYVMWELGQPLHFYDAQKLAGEIVVRRARAGETLRTLDDKERTLDPEDLLITDDSGPIGLAGVMGGLATEVTDATTTIVIESANFDPISIARTRRRHRLPSEASKRNERGVDWEIADEAAERAVQLLVELAGGTAEPGVTDVGTRPEPAVVEMAADFPTALVGVEYTADEVAETLRALGAQVEAAEAADGAAPRLRVTAPSWRTDLRIPEDLVEEVARLRGYDAIPSVVPVAPPGRGFTRRQAQRRRVSAALAAAGHTEVLAYPFVSAEQNRRFGVDSEEQGVALEMVALANPISSQYRYMRLSLLPGLVEIARRNLGRGFRDLALYEAGLVFLPGTQLGSASIPPRAAHPAPEVLADLEAGIPAQPWRVAGLYAGHDSAPGPDHAPRPVDWQDAVSGALAVADVLGVELAVRQGRHHAFHPGRVAELVVLGERGDQVVGVAGELHPQWLEAEDLPARTSVWELDLDALCAAAPPAVVAAPLSTYPMSTQDVALVVEEAVVAGDVRASLAEGAGELLESVELFDVYRGPGVPEGSKSLAFSLRFRAPDRTLTAEEASEARAAATALAAQRHGAVQR from the coding sequence ATGCGCATCCCCCTGGACTGGCTGCGGGAGTTCGTGCCCGTGCCCGCCGAGCATCGCGCCGAGGACGTCATGGCGGACCTCGTCCGCGTGGGCCTCGAGGAGGAGGACGTCCACCGACCCTCCGACGAGCTGCGCGGCCCGATCGTCGTCGGGCAGGTGCTCTCCAAGGAGCCCGAGCCCCAGAAGAACGGCAAGACCATCAACTGGTGCACCGTCCGCGTGGTGCCCGAGGGCGCCGAGCAGACGCTCACCGGCGAGGGCATCGACCCGAGCGGCGTGCAGGGCGTGGTCTGCGGCGCCCACAACTTCGAGGTCGGGGACAAGGTCGTCGTGACCCTGCCCGGCGCCGTGCTGCCCGGGGACTTCCGGATCAGCCCGCGCAAGACTTACGGCCACGTCTCGGCCGGCATGATCGCCTCGGTGCGCGAGCTGGGCATTGGCGACGACCACGACGGCATCCTCGTGCTCTCCACCCTCGGCCTGGACCCCGAGCCCGGCACGGACGCCCTCGAGGTGCTGGACCTGCAGGGCGAGGCCGCCGAGATCAACGTGACCCCGGACCGCGGCTACGCGTTCTCGATGCGCGGCGTGGCCCGCGAGTACGCCCACGCGACGGGCGTGCCGTTTACGGACCCGGCCGCGGCGCTCACCCCGCCCGCCGCGGACGACGCCGGCCACCCGGTCCGGATCGCCGACGACGCCCCGATCTACGGCGCCCCCGGCGCCACGCGCTTCGTGGCGCGCACGGTCTCCGGCGTGGACGCCTCGCGTCCGACGCCGCCGTGGATGGCGGCGCGCCTGCGCCTGGCCGGCATCCGCTCCATCTCCCTGCCCGTGGACATCTCCAACTACGTGATGTGGGAGCTCGGCCAGCCGCTGCACTTCTACGACGCGCAGAAGCTCGCGGGCGAGATCGTGGTCCGCCGGGCCCGGGCGGGGGAGACCCTGCGCACCCTGGACGACAAGGAGCGCACGCTCGACCCCGAGGACCTGCTCATCACCGACGACTCCGGGCCCATCGGCCTCGCCGGCGTCATGGGCGGGCTGGCCACCGAGGTCACGGACGCGACCACGACGATCGTCATCGAGTCGGCGAACTTCGACCCCATCTCGATCGCCCGCACCCGCCGTCGCCACCGCCTGCCCTCCGAGGCCTCGAAGCGCAACGAGCGCGGCGTGGACTGGGAGATCGCGGACGAGGCGGCCGAGCGGGCCGTGCAGCTGCTCGTGGAGCTGGCCGGCGGCACCGCCGAGCCCGGCGTCACGGACGTCGGCACGCGCCCCGAGCCGGCCGTCGTCGAGATGGCCGCGGACTTCCCCACGGCCCTGGTGGGCGTGGAGTACACCGCGGACGAGGTCGCCGAGACCTTGCGCGCCCTGGGCGCGCAGGTGGAGGCCGCCGAGGCCGCCGACGGCGCCGCCCCCCGCCTGCGCGTGACCGCGCCCTCGTGGCGCACCGACCTGCGGATCCCCGAGGACCTCGTGGAGGAGGTCGCGCGCCTGCGCGGCTACGACGCGATCCCGTCCGTGGTGCCGGTGGCCCCGCCCGGGCGCGGCTTCACCCGCCGCCAGGCGCAGCGCCGCCGCGTGTCCGCCGCGCTCGCGGCCGCCGGGCACACCGAGGTGCTCGCCTACCCGTTCGTCTCCGCGGAGCAGAACCGCCGCTTCGGCGTGGACTCCGAGGAGCAGGGCGTGGCGCTGGAGATGGTGGCCCTGGCCAACCCGATCTCCTCGCAGTACCGGTACATGCGCCTGTCCCTGCTGCCCGGGCTCGTGGAGATCGCGCGCCGCAACCTGGGCCGCGGGTTCCGCGACCTCGCCCTGTACGAGGCGGGCCTCGTGTTCCTGCCCGGCACGCAGCTGGGCTCCGCGTCCATCCCGCCGCGCGCCGCGCACCCGGCCCCGGAGGTCCTCGCCGACCTCGAGGCCGGGATCCCGGCCCAGCCGTGGCGCGTGGCCGGCCTGTACGCCGGCCACGACTCGGCGCCCGGCCCGGACCACGCCCCGCGCCCCGTGGACTGGCAGGACGCCGTCTCCGGCGCCCTCGCCGTCGCCGACGTGCTCGGCGTCGAGCTCGCGGTCCGCCAGGGCCGCCACCACGCGTTCCATCCGGGCCGCGTGGCCGAGCTCGTCGTCCTCGGCGAGCGCGGGGACCAGGTGGTCGGCGTCGCCGGCGAGCTGCACCCGCAGTGGCTCGAGGCCGAGGATCTGCCCGCGCGCACCAGCGTGTGGGAGCTGGACCTCGACGCGCTGTGCGCCGCGGCCCCGCCGGCCGTGGTGGCCGCGCCGCTGTCCACGTACCCGATGAGCACCCAGGACGTGGCGCTCGTGGTGGAGGAGGCGGTCGTCGCCGGCGACGTGCGCGCGAGCCTCGCCGAGGGCGCGGGCGAGCTGCTGGAGTCCGTCGAGCTGTTCGACGTCTACCGCGGCCCCGGGGTCCCCGAGGGGAGCAAGTCGCTCGCGTTCTCGCTGCGCTTCCGCGCCCCGGACCGCACCCTCACCGCGGAGGAGGCCTCGGAGGCCCGGGCCGCGGCGACGGCGCTCGCCGCCCAGCGGCACGGGGCGGTCCAGCGCTGA